The following coding sequences lie in one Acropora palmata chromosome 3, jaAcrPala1.3, whole genome shotgun sequence genomic window:
- the LOC141876741 gene encoding uncharacterized protein LOC141876741 — protein MYRKDGVFNRSVTLGERAFNTGLGFRYVFGIAVINDGSVAIPFRDQKGQEKPPCYLSPKDRTGSVNRNPHRSNVDNTTLVYASPEPFDKQSFSTSPDGQSSVPSPQQCSSSSQQTVAINGLQSIRESFQQRAISSKATNIILQSWSTGTQKQYAPYIKKWHDFCSKWKVNPYNPPLNTVLDFLVSLHEQGLSYTTIDTARSALSAIILPTDNVNVGSHPIVSRFMKGIFKNNPPAPRYRTTWDVSPVLSYLSSLPKPNQSSLKSLTLKLVMLVALVSAQRGQSLHMLDIQFMKEGDTFSEFALPEHIKQSHPGYKVPSVLLQAYPADQSLCVFTHLKEYLQRTKLLRGNETKLFLSHAKPHHCASRDTISRWIHSVMAEAGVDVTTFKPHSTWAAAASKAKNSSVPVKEILETAGWSSERTFDRFYNKPVQKAGGFVTSALAID, from the exons ATGTATCGCAAAGATGGCGTATTTAATCGATCAGTTACACTTGGCGAAAGGGCTTTCAACACAGGCTTGGGATTTCGTTATGTCTTTGGGATTGCAGTCATCAATGATGGCAGCGTCGCTATTCCCTTTCGCGATCAAAAAGGCCAAGAAAAG CCTCCTTGCTACCTGTCGCCAAAAGATAGAACAGGATCAGTCAACAGGAATCCTCATCGTTCCAATGTGGACAACACAACCTTGGTTTACGCTTCTCCTGAACCTTTTGACAAACAATCCTTTAGTACTTCCCCAGACGGACAGTCTTCTGTTCCTTCCCCACAGCAATGCAGTTCATCCTCTCAGCAGACAGTTGCAATTAATGGCTTGCAAAGTATCAGGGAGTCCTTCCAGCAGAGAGCTATTTCAAGCAAAGCTACCAACATCATCCTGCAGTCTTGGTCAACTGGTACCCAAAAACAATATGCCCCATATATCAAGAAATGGCATGACTTTTGCTCTAAATGGAAAGTTAATCCATACAATCCACCTTTAAATACAGTGCTGGATTTCCTAGTCAGCTTGCATGAACAAGGTTTATCTTACACTACCATAGACACAGCAAGAAGTGCACTCTCAGCTATTATTCTTCCCACTGACAATGTCAACGTAGGGAGCCACCCAATTGTCTCCCGCTTCATGAAAGGCATCTTCAAGAACAACCCACCTGCCCCACGCTATCGCACTACATGGGATGTTAGCCCAGTCCTTTCTTATTTGTCATCGCTGCCAAAGCCAAATCAATCTAGTCTGAAATCGTTGACTCTGAAATTAGTAATGCTTGTTGCGCTTGTTTCCGCCCAAAGAGGACAAAGCCTCCACATGCTAGACATCCAGTTCATGAAAGAAGGGGACACCTTTTCTGAGTTTGCTCTTCCAGAGCACATAAAACAAAGCCACCCTGGATATAAAGTGCCATCAGTGCTTTTACAAGCCTACCCTGCAGACCAATCTCTGTGTGTATTTACCCACCTGAAGGAATATCTGCAGAGGACCAAGTTATTGAGAGGTAATGAAACAAAGCTTTTCCTTAGCCATGCAAAGCCACATCATTGTGCTTCTCGTGATACCATATCAAGGTGGATTCATTCTGTAATGGCAGAGGCTGGTGTTGATGTCACCACCTTTAAACCTCACAGTACTTGGGCAGCAGCAGCATCAAAAGCTAAAAATTCATCTGTTCCGGTGAAGGAAATTTTAGAGACTGCTGGTTGGTCTTCAGAAAGAACATTTGATCGCTTCTACAATAAGCCTGTCCAAAAGGCTGGTGGTTTTGTTACATCTGCGCTCGCAATTGATTAA
- the LOC141875425 gene encoding cyclic GMP-AMP synthase-like receptor, with translation MASSIEDTLIKLDKCHSVDYNNDEVKLIKSKIEAIVHDISTRIGASNPILSNTVVQCGSFYHNSKITAPDEFDFLLVLNKFSQPDVCSSQPFDDPEYPQLISLKIDYKKLDIEPESGFELEDDPRRRQVALAATIEKDYRNSIRNCLPTLPLPDGISFTTSQKAIRVVEGDRKFLDCIRFSGPALTLFLNWKGVQYPNLNISVDMTYVIQVQGLPSYCNLDKRLPSEHPLVKAGLFTEVHHRFDGLRLNFSLFDG, from the coding sequence ATGGCTTCCAGTATTGAAGACACACTGATAAAACTAGACAAGTGCCACAGTGTTGACTACAACAATGATGAAGTGAAGCTCATAAAATCAAAAATAGAAGCGATTGTTCATGATATCTCTACAAGAATAGGTGCGTCTAATCCCATCCTTTCAAATACCGTTGTTCAATGTGGTAGTTTTTATCACAATAGCAAAATCACTGCTCCTGATGAATTTGATTTCCTTTTGGTTTTGAACAAGTTCTCTCAACCAGACGTTTGTAGTTCTCAGCCCTTTGATGATCCGGAATATCCGCAATTGATTTCATTGAAGATCGACTACAAGAAATTAGATATTGAACCTGAAAGTGGTTTTGAGTTGGAAGATGACCCAAGAAGAAGGCAAGTGGCACTAGCAGCTACAATTGAAAAGGATTATCGCAATTCTATTCGAAACTGTTTACCAACCTTGCCGTTACCAGATGGGATCTCATTTACAACATCCCAAAAGGCCATCAGAGTTGTTGAAGGGGACAGAAAATTTCTGGATTGTATCAGGTTCTCTGGGCCAGCTCTGACACTATTTCTGAACTGGAAAGGAGTGCAGTACCCCAACTTAAACATATCTGTTGATATGACTTATGTTATTCAAGTCCAAGGTTTACCATCGTATTGCAATCTCGACAAACGTTTACCAAGTGAACATCCGTTAGTAAAAGCTGGATTGTTTACTGAAGTCCATCATCGTTTTGACGGTTTacggttaaattttagtttatttgacggttga
- the LOC141875426 gene encoding uncharacterized protein LOC141875426, translating into MAESPMEAATEPPRGESQPNGVRDVKMAESPIEAATEPPRGESQENLVELFRRFADAARVFKDISKRSSGHKLLRANKNRRASINHQAGKNHQASMNHHASNNHQASKNDPASKNHQACKNLKQAKVIKKASIIKSESPATVNLTSWTRTRTLSQEEKYPSLPIVLAQGEKQLGNYDFGKRFQEYYEEWNCNIAGLLQGVRMDVQVQDCSSDIRWKKTFPDLDYSLLGYDIIYGNPLANGRDPGLRHQIFSADFSKPTQSSDCRYVIPAGLFAVSSESCDVSFESKLVRNKQEMKNHLGAQAKVEGGGWGFEFSASASYQRDSSEMSKGEFLYVISHAECHNYYSTIDIMNPPPFHPGFLAWTKKLSNSNVSDEEVLKFVEYFGSHFFTEVTFGAKFIQKHKVSQSAYEKLKKSKISVEAQASYSGIFSIGGGFSFDKEQSEAASNFSKNVETTTFTLGSTPPSNGDAMTWASSVQQNPVPMLYSLSQIDTLFTGQFASGFPPEVNVERVRIKLQNISRQYCLALQKKGTVHSCEPKVHLETSGIDITGKGRKESFQLFIQIL; encoded by the exons ATGGCTGAATCACCCATGGAAGCGGCTACCGAACCTCCTCGCGGAGAGAGCCAACCAAAC GGAGTGAGAGACGTAAAGATGGCTGAATCACCCATAGAAGCGGCTACCGAACCTCCTCGCGGAGAGAGCCAAGAAAAC ttggtAGAATTGTTTAGAAGATTTGCCGACGCAGCAAGAGTTTTTAAAGATATCTCTAAG CGATCATCAGGCCATAAACTATTGCGAGCAAACAAGAATCGTCGAGCAAGCATAAATCATCAAGCAGGCAAGAATCATCAAGCTAGTATGAATCATCATGCAAGCAACAATCATCAAGCAAGCAAAAATGACCCAGCAAGCAAGAATCATCAAGCATGCAAGAATCTCAAGCAAGCAAAAGTCATCAAGAAAGCAAGCATCATTAA ATCCGAGTCTCCTGCCACTGTTAACTTAACTTCTTggacaagaacaagaacattGAGTCAAGAGGAAAAGTATCCTTCCTTGCCTATTGTGTTGGCCCAAGGAGAAAAACAGCTTGGGAATTATGATTTTGGTAAGAGATTCCAAGAATACTACGAAGAATGGAATTGCAACATAGCAGGACTTCTTCAGG GGGTGAGAATGGACGTTCAAGTGCAGGATTGTAGCAGTGACATTCGTTGGAAGAAAACGTTTCCTGATCTGGACTATAGTCTTCTCGGCTATGACATCATTTATGGAAATCCTCTTGCCAATGGGCGCGATCCTGGGCTCAGACACCAAATATTTAGCGCTGATTTTTCAAAGCCAACACAGTCTTCGGATTGTCGCTACGTTATTCCAGCTGGCCTTTTTGCTGTTTCCAGTGAGTCTTGTGACGTGTCGTTTGAATCCAAATTGGTGCGAAATAAACAGGAAATGAAGAATCACCTTGGCGCTCAAGCGAAAGTAGAAG GTGGCGGTTGGGGATTTGAATTCTCTGCCAGTGCTAGTTATCAAAGGGATTCATCGGAGATGTCAAAGGGCGAGTTTTTGTACGTCATATCCCATGCTGAATGCCATAATTACTACAGTACGATTGACATAATGAACCCGCCCCCATTTCATCCCGGTTTTCTTGCTTGGACAAAAAAACTTTCCAATTCCAACGTCAGTGACGAGGAAGTCCTCAAGTTTGTTGAATATTTTGGATCTCACTTCTTCACCGAAGTGACCTTCGGAGCAAAGTTTATCCAGAAACACAAGGTCAGCCAAAGTGCTTatgaaaagttaaagaaaagcaaaataagtGTTGAAGCCCAGGCCAGCTATTCAGGGATATTCAGCATCGGAGGAGGATTCTCATTCGATAAAGAACAAAGCGAAGCTGcatcaaatttttcaaagaatgtCGAGACGACTACGTTTACTTTAGGATCGACGCCCCCGTCAAACGGCGATGCAATGACTTGGGCGTCTTCTGTCCAACAGAATCCCGTTCCCATGCTGTATTCACTGTCACAAATCGACACATTATTCACAGGGCAGTTTGCTAGCGGTTTTCCTCCGGAAGTGAATGTCGAAAGAGTAAGAATAAAGcttcaaaatatttctcgTCAGTATTGCCTAGCATTGCAAAAGAAAGGAACAGTTCACTCGTGTGAGCCCAAAGTTCACCTCGAGACTTCAGGAATTGATATAACAGGAAAAGGTAGGAAGGAGTCATTTCAGTTATTTATTCAGATTTTGTGA